DNA sequence from the Butyricimonas faecalis genome:
TAGTTGTTTCGTGATCGCACCCTCGTAGCTTAATGCACAGAAATTGGCTGCGATGAAGAAGGGGAGAATGGGTATAAGAATCCGGTTGATGAGTAATAACACCATTTTTTGAAAATTGTCCAGCAGGTTTTCGAATACTTCCGATTTGGTCCACACGGTGGCGAGGCCGATCATGATGGCAAGTACAAGGGCTGTCATCACGCTGACGACAGGAGGTATGTCAAGGCGGAAGATTAGTTCCGGTAATTGTCGTAAGGTTTCTTTCACGGGTTCGATGGAGAGATGCGGGATCAGGGTGTACCCGGAGACCATGGCAAAGAAGGCTGCACCAATGGAAGAAAGATAAGCGATGACGAGTGCCAGTGACAGCATTTTGGATGCGTTGTCCTTCATTTTGGCAATAGAGTAGGATACGAATCCTAAGATAATGAGCGGAACCATGAAGAAGATCAGTTGTCCGAGGATGTATTTCACGGTAACAACAATATTCATGAATCCTTCGTTAGCGATAAATCCGAGTAGAATCCCGATAATGACGGCGATGATTAATTTGAATATGGTACTGGAATATAATTTCTTCATGATTCTTTTTTTTTCGTTTATACCGTCTGCAGAAGGAAATTAGTTACAGAAAAGAGGGTGTTCTCAAGCGGAAACCGTAAAAGTGGTTCGTTTTACGGTAATTTGTATACAACTCCAATGAATGGAATATCATACTTTTACATCATAAATTAGAAGTGTTAGGTATGAAATTTAAAATGGAATAGTATGAGTATAAAAAACATTGTAATAACAGGTATGTTGTTCCTTGCCGGAACAATCGCGAGTGCCCAAACAAGTGCAGATCAGATAAAAGAGAAGAATATGGAAAAGTTAGAATTAGTGAAGGAGTGGGACAAGGTTTTCCCACAGAGCAACAAAGTGATCCACGAGAAGGTGACTTTCCGTAATCGTTACGGTATCACGCTTGCCGCGGATATGTATATTCCGAAAAATGCCGAGGGGAAGTTAGCGGCTATTGCCGTGAGCGGTCCTTTCGGGGCTGTAAAAGAGCAATCATCCGGTCTTTACGCTCAGACGCTGGCGGAGCGCGGTTTTCTGACAATCGCTTTCGATCCTTCTTACACGGGTGAAAGCGGAGGGCAGCCTCGGTACGTGGCTTCGCCGGACATCAACACGGAGGATTTCAGTGCTGCCGTTGATTTTCTTTCGACTCGCGATGATGTTGACCCTGAACGCATTGGAATTTTAGGTATTTGCGGATGGGGAGGAATGGCTCTTAATGCCGCAGCCATGGACACGCGTATTAAAGCTACGGTTACGTCTACGATGTATGACATGAGCCGGGTGAATGCCAACGGGTATTTTGACGCGATGGATGCCGATCAACGATATGAACTTCGCCGGCAACTTAATGCCCAGCGTACGATTGACGCCAAGAAGGGCACGTATGAATTGGCCGGGGGTGTGGTGGATCCGTTACCTGATGATGCCCCGCAGTTCGTGAAGGATTATTACGCTTACTACAAAACTCCGCGCGGGTACCACAAACGTTCACTTAATTCCAATAAGGGTTGGAATAAGACGTCGTCACTTTCATTTATCAATATGCCGTTGTTGACTTACAGCGATGAAATACGGAATGCCGTGCTTATGATTCATGGTGAAAAGGCTCATTCCCGCTATTTTAGTGAAGATGCTTTCAAGAAACTGAAAGGTGATAACAAGGAACTTTTGATTATCCCTGGGGCAAGCCACGTGGATTTGTATGATAACCAGGCAAATGTTATTCCTTTTGATAAGATAGAATCTTTCTTTCGTGCATATTTGAAATAATAAAAATGCCCAAGTTCAAAATCGACATGAACTTGGGCATTTTGTATAATATCGTTTCGGATTATAACCCTAGAACTTTGGTTCCTTGTTTGAAGAAAATATCCTTCGGGATGTTAGCTTCCGCGATACGATCCAAATCTTTCTGTAAGGTCGGGGGAACGATACCCTTTTCTGCTACTAATTGAGTAGCTTTCTGGATGTCGCCGTCTCCTTCGATCGTGATGTATTCTCCGGCAATCACTTCGATGTCTTTTTTCATCTTTTCGAAATCTACGGTGTAGTATCCCGTGGTTTCATCCTTGCTGATGGCTCCGCTTTCCATGAAATGGGCAAATTGCATCATGTTTGCTTTTCCGTGGGCGCTGGCGGCACCAAAACGAACGGAACGGAAGATTCCGGCGATGAAGGTCACGTAATTGTCCATGAGGTCTTTGTTTTCCAATACTCCCCATTCTGCGAGTTTGGTCACGCAGAAAAGACCAAGAATGTCCGCTTTACCTTCCTCGATAGAAGTGTAGTAGTTTTGCAGGGCAGAGCGAACGTCTTGTTTGCCATTCAGCGTGTATTTGATTCCCAGCCCATGAGCTACTTCGTGGAACATTACGTTCTCGAAGAAAGCGTCGAAGTTGATATGTTTCTGTTGATCCGGGGTAATTAACAATTTGGATATCGGCACAACCATTTTCTCGAATTTGGCCTGCATGGAGTTTTTCAATTGCAGTTTACGACTTCCTTTTGCCGCGTGTACTCTCGGGTCGTTCGGCAGGTTGATTGCGATATTTTTGCTTCCGGCATTGCAGTCTCCTGCGTAGTAAATCACGTCATAAGCGTTCATGTCCGGGTTGGCATTTGCTTTTTCCTTTTTGTATTTGGCCGGAACCGGTAAGTTTTCCTGTAATTTGGGCAAGTATTGAGCGTATTCGGACAAGCGTTTGCTCCACTCTTTGTCTTTCACGAGGATTTGTCCGGAGTGAGAAGCTTTGTACCCGTAAAGTTGATCTTCGTAGGTTTCGATGGGGCCCACCACGAAGTCCAGCGTGTTGTTTTGCATATCCATCCAAGCCAAATCGCTGGCCAGGTAATCGTCATCCAAAAGGGCTTTTGATCTTAATGCCAAGTAGTTTTTTAATCCCGGATCTTCGGCAAGTTCAGCTGCTTCTTCGAGTAATTTAGAGGCTTTTGCCACTTGTTCCGGGTAAGCTTCGTGGAATGAAAGCACGATGAGTTTTCCGGCAGCATCCCGACGGACAACACTATACCAATCCGTTTTTCGGGGATCTTCCAATGCATCAAATTCTTCTTTTGTCATATCGGCCGGGTAGAAGTTCGCCCCGAGAGGTTTTGCGCCCACGCCGTCGATAAAAGGTTTGTTATCGTTTAATCTGTCCCAAGGACCGTAGTTGATGGAGAGGTATTTCAATGCGGCAGAGTCTTGGGCGAATTGAGCCATCAGTGTACTCTTGTCCCCGTATGCGTTTTGCCAGAAGATGTCTTCCATGATATCAGCCACTTCGATAAGTAGGGGGAGCATTTTCTTTTCGTTTTCAGTCAATTGGTTTAAATCCGTTGTTAAGGGAAATTCTGCATACTGATCTGCAAGCGATTGATAGGGGCTTGGTTTCGTTTCTTTCTTGGCCTCTTTACAAGAGAACAAGAAAATACCTAAAGATAGAAATAGGAATAGTTTTCTCATTTTTATAAAATTTGTGTTTGAGTATTTGGGGACGAATTTATAAAAAATTCCGTTACCTTTGTGATTGGTAATCGTGATCATTAATTTTTAGAAGGATATCAAGGTGAACGATTCTGGGGGAAATAAGAATCAAGAGATATGTCGGTTACTTCGTTCCGGAAATCAAAAAGGGATGGAGTTGTTATTTGATGTCTATTATAAATCCTTGGTTGTATGGGCCGATACATTTCTGCGTGATATGAATATGGCAGAGGATGTTGTGCAGGATTTTTTCCTATCAGTATGGAATGGTAAGACTTATAAGAAATTTGAACCGGCGACATTGGCATCTTTTCTTTATGTTTCAGTACGAAATCGATGTTTGAATAGGTTGGATAAGCAGGATATTTTTCACCATGCCGTGGAATTGGATCACGTGGATTTAGCTTTTGAGGAGTATAATGAGCGGCATGACGAAATTGTGGCGAAAGTGTTGGAGGAGATCGCTTTGTTGCCTGATCGTAGCCGGGAGGTGATGAATGGGGTTTTTGTCGAAGGGTTGAAGTACCGGGAGGTGGCGGAACGTTACGGAATTTCGCTATCCACGGTGAAGACGTTATTGAGTAATTCGGTCAAGAAGTTGAGGGAGCGGTTAGATGATGAGTTTTTTGCCGGATTCTTATTGTTTTTCTATGTGTTGAAATAAAATCAATTTTTTTTGAAAATCCATTAGACCTTTTTCTATGTTTCCGGTATTATTAATGAAAAATGATACCGTTTATGCGAAATAATTTGTTGGATCAAGAAATACGAGAACGTTTATTAAGCTATATCAATGGAGAGCTGGACGAGGAGGAGCGTCTTTCTGTTGAAAGTTGGTTGAGAAATAAACCGGAAAACCGGGAGGCATTTCGTCTCTTGGAAAAGGATTGTTTATTTATTCGTTGGGCGGGAAGAGAACGTGAGGTGAATGTTGGAAAGAGAAAAACGATCTTGTTACAAGAAATTCGTCGGGGTAGAATTCGGAAAATCAGTTTCCGAATAGCAGCTACCGTGGCATTGCTGATGACGTTGGGAGGCATGTACTTGTTTGTATCTTCACCCACTCATGAAAAGATGTTGGCCAAAAATGAATCGGTGATACGACATGCCTATCCTCAAGCGAAATTGATTCTTTCCACGGGTAAAGAGATTGATTTGACAAAAAATGCAGGACATATTCAAGAACAGGATGGTTCTGTTGTAGCGTTGGATAGTAATAAAATGCTTGTTTATGACGGAGCTCAAGTAATTGAATCGAAAAAAACGTTATATAATAAAATTATTGTTCCTAGAGGAGGAGAATTTTTTCTGACATTATCTGATGGGACAGAAGTATGGTTGAATGCAGATTCTGAATTGGAGTATCCGGTCAATTTTGTTGCCGATGAACGAGCGGTGAAGTTAAGGGGTGAAGCTTATTTTAAAGTGAAGAAAGACACGACAAAACCATTTCGGGTGACTTCCGGGGAATATCGTTTACAGGTGTACGGGACGGAATTTAACATGAATACTTATCACCAAGAAGAGATTCAAGTGGTTTTAGTACAGGGTGCTGTTGGGTTCCGGGCGAACTTGTCAACACCGGAATTGCGATTGAAACCGAATCAATTGGGCGTGGCGAATGAATTAACGGGGAAGACGGAAATAAAGGAGGTGGATGTTTATCCTTATATTGCATGGAAGAATCAGGATGTGGTGTTTATGAATGAAAGGTTAGAATCAATTATGGAAAAGATTGAGCGGTGGTATGATGTGAATGTCTTTTTCCAAAACGATTCGCTGAAAGATGTTAGACTGTATGGAAATATTCAACGTTATGCTGATATACAGGATTTGTTGTTCTTTTTGGAGAAGACTTCCGGGGCTCATTTTAGTATAAAGGATCGAACGATTATTATTAATAATAAATAAAAAACGGAGAGTTGTGGCGACTCTCCGGGGATTGTAATAACCAGTAATGACCTTCTTGCAAAAGGTTATTACCATGTTTAACACAAAAATTTAGAAACAAATTTATGAAAAAAAAGGACAGGTCGTGCCATTTCTTTGGAAAAGCACGAGAAAAAGTTTGGAAAACAATGAAATTACATGCTTTTTTTATCATTTTTTTCGTTAGTTTGGCTTTGCCGAGTGTGGCACAGGAGCAAACTGTAACGTTGAAATTGACGGATGTAAATCTGTATGAATTGTTTGATGCAATTCGGAAGCAGACGGGATTGCGTTTCCTTTACAACGCAGAACAGATGAAAGAAGTTCCGAAGGTAAGCGTGGATGCGAAGCAGAAAAAAGTAAAGGATGTGCTGACGGAGGTCTTGGCCGGAACTCCTTTAACTTACGAGTATGACAAGGATGTGGTGACGTTGGTGAAAAGGAATGTGGCAAATTCAGAACCGCAAGTGAAATTGATTCAAGTGACGGGACGAGTGGTAGATGAAAAAGGGAATCCGATTCCGGGGGCAACAGTACTTATTCAGGGAACAAGTCAGGGGGTTGCTACCGATGTGGAGGGACGTTACACGATTAATGTGAGGCCGACGGATGCTTTACGGGTTTCTTTTGTCGGATACAAAACAGAAGTGGTAGAATTAAAAGGAAAAACGAAAATCAATATTCGATTGAATCCTACCGCGGAGAACATTGAGGAGGTGACGGTTGTTGCATTTGGTGAACAGAAAAAAGAGAGTGTGGTTTCGGCTATTACTACAGTTGATGTAAAGCAGTTGAAATCATCCAGTAGTGATTTAACCACACAGTTTGCTGGTAAAATCCCCGGTATGATCGCTTGGCAAACGGGTGGTATTCCCGGGGCGATGACCGAGGAGGAAATGAACACGAAATTTTATGTCCGAGGAATTACTTCTTTTCAAACGAATGCAAATATCGACCCATTAATTTTGATTGATGGAGTGGAGTCTTCCAAATTGGATTTATCTCGTCTTTCGACGGAAGATATCGAGAGTTTTAGCGTGTTGAAAGATGCCTCGGCGACGGCCATGTATGGCGCTCGGGGAGCTAACGGGGTAATTCTTGTGACAACCAAAAAGGGAGAAGAGGGAAGCGTGTATACGACCGTGCGTTATGAAGCGATTTTATCACAGCCTACCCGAAAGATAGAGGTCGTAGATCCCATCAATTATATGAAAATGTACAATCAGGCGTTATTAGCACGTAATCCTCAAGCTGTACCTGAATATAGTGTAGAGCGTATTGCTAGGACTGGATCTGATAAATATCCGTCATTTGTTTATCCTGCAAATGATTGGTATAAATTAATGTTCTATGACCATTCTATCAATCATCACATGGGGTTGAATATTCGCGGTGGTTCACCTCTCGTGCAATACTTTGCTTCTGTAAGTTATAACCGGGACGAGGGTATGTTGAAAACCGATCGTTTGAATCAATTTGATACCAATATCAAGAATAACACGTTTTCATTCCGTACGAATTTGAATATTGATTTGGCTGCCGGTATCCGTTTGTTGATCAATACGTCTGCTAATTTGGATAAATATCACGGTCCTTTTACAGATGTCACGGAAGCTTATTATTTAGCTTTTAATGCTTCTCCCGTGGGATTTGCTCCGACATATCCTGGGGATGAAAATACGAGTTGGCCGCATCTACGTTTTGGGGGGATTACAGCTGAATCAATTAATCCCTACAAATTGCTTCATCAAGGATATAAAGAAAGAAGTCGTTATTCTGCTACAACACGTGCTGAGTATATCCATAATCTTTCTTCGTTGGTAAAGGGATTAGAATTGCGAGCAAGCGTTTCGTTAAATAAAATAGGGTATTAT
Encoded proteins:
- a CDS encoding alpha/beta hydrolase translates to MLFLAGTIASAQTSADQIKEKNMEKLELVKEWDKVFPQSNKVIHEKVTFRNRYGITLAADMYIPKNAEGKLAAIAVSGPFGAVKEQSSGLYAQTLAERGFLTIAFDPSYTGESGGQPRYVASPDINTEDFSAAVDFLSTRDDVDPERIGILGICGWGGMALNAAAMDTRIKATVTSTMYDMSRVNANGYFDAMDADQRYELRRQLNAQRTIDAKKGTYELAGGVVDPLPDDAPQFVKDYYAYYKTPRGYHKRSLNSNKGWNKTSSLSFINMPLLTYSDEIRNAVLMIHGEKAHSRYFSEDAFKKLKGDNKELLIIPGASHVDLYDNQANVIPFDKIESFFRAYLK
- a CDS encoding dipeptidyl-peptidase 3 family protein gives rise to the protein MRKLFLFLSLGIFLFSCKEAKKETKPSPYQSLADQYAEFPLTTDLNQLTENEKKMLPLLIEVADIMEDIFWQNAYGDKSTLMAQFAQDSAALKYLSINYGPWDRLNDNKPFIDGVGAKPLGANFYPADMTKEEFDALEDPRKTDWYSVVRRDAAGKLIVLSFHEAYPEQVAKASKLLEEAAELAEDPGLKNYLALRSKALLDDDYLASDLAWMDMQNNTLDFVVGPIETYEDQLYGYKASHSGQILVKDKEWSKRLSEYAQYLPKLQENLPVPAKYKKEKANANPDMNAYDVIYYAGDCNAGSKNIAINLPNDPRVHAAKGSRKLQLKNSMQAKFEKMVVPISKLLITPDQQKHINFDAFFENVMFHEVAHGLGIKYTLNGKQDVRSALQNYYTSIEEGKADILGLFCVTKLAEWGVLENKDLMDNYVTFIAGIFRSVRFGAASAHGKANMMQFAHFMESGAISKDETTGYYTVDFEKMKKDIEVIAGEYITIEGDGDIQKATQLVAEKGIVPPTLQKDLDRIAEANIPKDIFFKQGTKVLGL
- a CDS encoding RNA polymerase sigma factor translates to MNDSGGNKNQEICRLLRSGNQKGMELLFDVYYKSLVVWADTFLRDMNMAEDVVQDFFLSVWNGKTYKKFEPATLASFLYVSVRNRCLNRLDKQDIFHHAVELDHVDLAFEEYNERHDEIVAKVLEEIALLPDRSREVMNGVFVEGLKYREVAERYGISLSTVKTLLSNSVKKLRERLDDEFFAGFLLFFYVLK
- a CDS encoding FecR family protein — protein: MRNNLLDQEIRERLLSYINGELDEEERLSVESWLRNKPENREAFRLLEKDCLFIRWAGREREVNVGKRKTILLQEIRRGRIRKISFRIAATVALLMTLGGMYLFVSSPTHEKMLAKNESVIRHAYPQAKLILSTGKEIDLTKNAGHIQEQDGSVVALDSNKMLVYDGAQVIESKKTLYNKIIVPRGGEFFLTLSDGTEVWLNADSELEYPVNFVADERAVKLRGEAYFKVKKDTTKPFRVTSGEYRLQVYGTEFNMNTYHQEEIQVVLVQGAVGFRANLSTPELRLKPNQLGVANELTGKTEIKEVDVYPYIAWKNQDVVFMNERLESIMEKIERWYDVNVFFQNDSLKDVRLYGNIQRYADIQDLLFFLEKTSGAHFSIKDRTIIINNK
- a CDS encoding TonB-dependent receptor → MKLHAFFIIFFVSLALPSVAQEQTVTLKLTDVNLYELFDAIRKQTGLRFLYNAEQMKEVPKVSVDAKQKKVKDVLTEVLAGTPLTYEYDKDVVTLVKRNVANSEPQVKLIQVTGRVVDEKGNPIPGATVLIQGTSQGVATDVEGRYTINVRPTDALRVSFVGYKTEVVELKGKTKINIRLNPTAENIEEVTVVAFGEQKKESVVSAITTVDVKQLKSSSSDLTTQFAGKIPGMIAWQTGGIPGAMTEEEMNTKFYVRGITSFQTNANIDPLILIDGVESSKLDLSRLSTEDIESFSVLKDASATAMYGARGANGVILVTTKKGEEGSVYTTVRYEAILSQPTRKIEVVDPINYMKMYNQALLARNPQAVPEYSVERIARTGSDKYPSFVYPANDWYKLMFYDHSINHHMGLNIRGGSPLVQYFASVSYNRDEGMLKTDRLNQFDTNIKNNTFSFRTNLNIDLAAGIRLLINTSANLDKYHGPFTDVTEAYYLAFNASPVGFAPTYPGDENTSWPHLRFGGITAESINPYKLLHQGYKERSRYSATTRAEYIHNLSSLVKGLELRASVSLNKIGYYNNAYSTEPFMYALKGYDFVNNTHWLTFLNEDKAERTLSKNSQASSREQQTQLMYEVRGLHTAAWGNHQTSLTAVFNMQETTISETATVLDGIPNRNMGMSMRGSYGFKDKYFMEASFGYNGSERFAKNHQWGFFPAIGGAWIASKERFLADNTSGWLSFLKFRFSWGKVGNDGVITSPRFTHLPVIGSQGIYDPRKGEASMDKYVVQSYPNTKIKWEIAEQMNLGIESKFFDGVVELNADIYQEIRHNILDYRYNVPATTGLAALQLSNVGRARSRGIDLSGKIQHAFSSDCWLILNGTYTYSKAIYQEIEEATDKPQWQRKKGQEISQQVGYIADGLFYDEAEILSAPRQDGEVMPGDIRYRDINGDGKIDVNDATYIGYPETPRVIYGFSGFFNYKNWEFSFAFQGSGKRSFFINPDKISPFVKDKAMLKAIADDHWSEDNMSERPFWPRLSTQSIIAHNPYEDWSANNEERKSTYFMRECRFLRCTSIELAYNMPRKLMDKLKMQNVKFYLRANNPFLISNFKVWDVELGENGFNYPIQRTYSLGVNISF